The genomic window GAGTTAGAATCACAACTAGATACCACAACAGATGTGACTAAATTACAAGAACAGTTAATAGAAATGGAGCAAGAATTACAGGGTATAGCATTAAAACTTAGTGAAACAAGACATCAAGTCGCAAAAGTATTAGAAGAAAATATCATGTCTCAATTGGCTAGTTTGTATATGGAACAAGCGGTTTTCGAAGTGGTGTTTACGCAAACTGATTTAACGATTAATGGAATAGATAAAGTTGAGTTCTATTTATCGACCAATGTAGGTGAGTCATTAAAACCTTTAACAAAAATTGTTTCTGGCGGGGAATTGTCACGAATTATGTTAGCGTTAAAAACTATTTTTTCAACGACACAATCGATTACTAGTATTGTGTTTGACGAGGTGGATACCGGGGTTAGCGGTCGTGTGGCGCAAGCAATTGCTGAAAAAATTCATCAGATTGGTTCACACTCTCAAGTATTATGTATTACCCATTTACCACAAGTAGCAGCAATAGCAGATACTCAATATTTTATTAGAAAATTAGTTAAAGATAACCGTACACAAACACAAGTTAGTGAATTGGCTGACAGTGAGCGAGTAAATGAAATTGCACGGATGCTTTCAGGGGCTGATGTTACTGAGCTGACGAAAGAACATGCGAAAGAATTACTTGATTTAGCAAAAAAATAGCGTCGACCTCATGAGAGGTCAACGCTATTTTTTAGATTACACCAATCGCTGCTAATGAAGATAAGACAATTCCACCCACAGTTACAATAATCATAATCCAAACGACGACTTTTGTAATCTTGCTGAATGTTGATTTTGGTTTTTTATCCATAGTTTAAAATTCACTCCAATTATATAGTCATTACTATGTATTTTACAATGAGGAATATCTAAATAGCAAGAAAATCAATTAAATGTAAAAATATGCTTAAATAAATTGAAAGAATTGAACGCAATGATTATAATGAAAGTAATAATAATGTTAATGAAGGGATAAATAGCATGCCTCAATTTACTATCGCACTATTTTTCTGGTATTTATTTCCAGTGATAGTGATAATAGCAAGTAATTTACTTGTTAAGAAAACTCATTTGGATAAAAAGTACGGAGTGAAGGCTCCTGATATTGCGACTCCCTTCTTTTTTGTGGGTATTCACTTTGTCTCAAAAGGAACGTTAGGGGATAGTTTTTTAGCCTATGTTTTTCTAATGATTTTTTTTATAGGAATGCTTATTGCTGTAATGCTTGCTTATCAGTTTCATGAAATTAATTTCAAACGATATTTTAAAGTATTATGGCGTATGACTTTTTTAGTGACTTTAATGATTTATATTATTTTAATTCTAGGTAGTATAGTGATATTTTTACAACGATAATAAAACCTCATTCTTTGTGATAGCTTAAAATTCATAGTTAATGATGTCAGATGAAAATCATGAAACCATACTTGTATAAATGGGTTTCATGATTTTTTTATTCCTTTCCCCCGTTCTTTAAAATCTATGATAAATTTTAATTTTTTTTATAAGATTGTGGTAGAAAGTGGGGTAATGTGGTAGACTAAAATTATTGAGTGGCAGTGTGAGGTGATCATGTTATGTTTATGGGAGAGTTCCAACATAATATTGACTCAAAAGGACGTCTAATCGTACCCTCTAAACTAAGAGATTCTCTTGGTGAACGTTTTATCGTAACCAGAGGAATGGATGGATGTCTATTTGGCTATACGTTAGATTCTTGGGCCAACCTCGAAGCGAGTATGAAAGATATGCCACTTACAAAAAAAGATGCTAGGACATTCGTTCGATTCTTTTATTCCGCAGCTACTGAATGTGAAATAGATAAACAAGGACGTATTAATATACCAGTGAAATTAAGAGAGTTTGCTGGACTAGAAAAACCTTGTGTCATTATTGGTGTATCCGATCGTATCGAAATTTGGAGTGAAGACAGATGGTTAGCTTTTTCCAAAGAAGCTGAAGAAAATTTCGATGACATTGCGGAAGGACTAATTGATTTTGGAATATAAGCAAGTAATGGAGAATGAATATGTCAGAAACATTTAAACATGTCACTGTATTATTAGAAGAAACAGTGGATGGATTAAACATCAAACCAGATGGTATTTATATAGACTGCACGTTAGGTGGCGCTGGGCATAGCCAGTATCTACTATCACATTTATCAGATAAAGGTCATTTGTATGCCTTTGACCAAGATGAGCGTGCTATTGAACATGCAGAACAATTTTTGAATGAAGAAATAAAAAAAGAAAAAGTAACCTTTATAAAAAGTAACTTTCGCTATCTAAAAGAGAAGATGAATGAATTAGGTGTCGATAAAGTCGACGGTATTTTATACGACTTAGGTGTATCATCACCTCAACTTGATGAGGCCGAAAGAGGGTTTAGTTATCATCAAGATGCACCGCTAGATATGCGAATGGACCAAACCAATCCGTTGACAGCAAAAGTTGTGGTAAATGAGTACACCTATGAACAACTTGTTAAGATATTTTTCCGTTACGGAGAAGAGAAGTTCTCGAAACAAGTTGCTCGTTTAATAGAAAAAAAACGTGTTGACAAACCAATCGAAACAACAGGTGAGTTGGTTGATATCATTAAAGAAGCTATTCCAGCACCTGCTAGAAGAAAAGGTGGACATCCAGCTAAACGAATTTTTCAAGCAATTCGTATTGAAGTTAATAGTGAACTGGATGTTATTGGAGAAACACTTGAACAAGCTATTGATTTATTAAAACCGAATGGGCGAATTAGTGTTATTACTTTCCATTCTTTAGAAGATAAAATTGTCAAAAATATTTTTAAAGAATACAGCACACCACAAGATTTACCACCAGGATTACCAATTGTACCAGTTGAGTATCAACCTGATATTAAACTTGTGAATAGAAAACCAATTGTGGCTTCTAAGGAAGAATTAGAAGTTAACAATCGGTCTCGTAGTGCAAAACTACGTATTATCGAAAAAATAACTCCTGAAAGGGTGATTTAACATGTCTTTGCCAGAAAAGCATAGCCAATATACATATGACCAATCTCCAGTTAACTCACCTAGTAAGGAGAAAGGCAAGTTAGAAGAAGTACAACTTCCAATGATGCCTCCTAGTAAATTAAAAAAAGTGACGAAATTAGAGAAATTTGTATTTGTAGCTTTTGTTGGAACGTTTTTATGTTTAGCAGTGGCAACTATTCGGATGACAACCTATATTAATCGTGAAGAAGAGGCAATCTCGTCTATTCAAGCTGAAAAAAAACAAATGCAGCAGGATATCGAAACACTCGATCAGGAAAAAAATGAGCTACAACGGACTGAACGTTTGAAAAAAATTGCAGAAAGTGCAGGAATGCAAATGCATGATGAGAATATAAGGAAAATCAAATGATGAAAAAAATTAAAGAGTTTTTTATTAAATTAAATAAGAAAATACAAGAAAAGAGTTTAACACCAGCAGGCAATAGAAAAAAAGTAGGGGTTATCCTGTTTTATACCTCTATTGCTGTTTTTGCGATTATCTCTTTACGCTTTGTTTATATCATAACAGTTGGTAAAGTGGGATCACAAAGTCTTGATTCTGAAAGGCAAAAAATATATCAAGGAAGTAGCGTTATCAAAGCAAAACGTGGAACCATTTTTGATCGTAATGGGTTACCACTTGCTGAAGATGCTACTTCTTATTCGTTATATGCCGAATTAGATAAAAATTATAAAGGGATCAATAATGTTGAGTTGTTTGTTCATGACAAGGATCATGATAAGATTGCTGAAATACTTAATAAATACACAGGTATTGACAAAGAGTTGGTGCTAGACCAACTAAAACCTAAAAAAAATAAAAACGGAAAGCTAATTACAAATGTGGAATTTGGATCCAAGGGAAAAAATTTAAGTTTGGAAACTAAAAATAGTATTAAAGAAGCACTTGAAAAAGAGAAAATAACCGGTATTTATTTTAAAGAACATCCAGATAGACTATATCCTAATGGAAAATTTGCTTCTTATTTTATTGGATATGCTCAACCAGAAGATAATAATAAGGAAGATAGCAAGTTAAGTGGTAAGAATGGCTTAGGTATTGAAAATGCCTATGACAGTGTGTTAAAAGGTGAAGATGGCTTTAAATATTACCAAAAAGATAGTAAGGGAAATGAACTTCCAGGGACGGAAGTGGTAGATAAAAAAGCGAAGGATGGACAGGATATCTATACCACACTTGATACGAATCTTCAGACTCGTCTAGAAGATGTTATGGACAGTGTGAATGAAAAAGCAAAACCAGAAGATATGACAGCTATTTTAATGGATGCAAAAACGGGTGATATTCTAGCAGCATCACAACGTCCAACTTTTGACCCACAAACAAAAGAAGGTTTATATAAAGAAAAAGGAAAACCAGACCCAGTTTGGGAGAACTTGTTAGTGCAACGTCCATTTGAACCAGGGTCAACAATGAAAGTTTTCACAGTGGCAGCAGCAATTGATTCAGGTAAATTTCCATATAATGAAACATTTGCATCAGGAAAGACACAGTTGTATGATGCAACCATTAGTGATTGGATTCCATCAGGAAAAGGTATTTTGACATATAGACAGGCTTTATCTTGGTCAAGTAATGTTGGAATGGTTAATCTAGAACAAAAAATGGGGTCAATTTGGCCTGAATATTTAGAACGTTTTGGATTTGGTCATTCAACAAATTCAGGATTACCCCTTGAAGCAACAGGTAGTATTAGTGATAAAAACCCAGTTGACATGGCAATGACATCCTTTGGTCAAGCAATATCAGTGACGAATATGCAAATGATGCAAGCTTATACTGCTATAACAAATGAAGGGAAAATGTTAAAACCGCGTTACATTAAAAAAATTGTTGATAAAGATGGGAAAGAAAAAGAGGTCAAGACAGAGGTAGTTGGCGAACCAATAAAGGCTGCTACAGCTAAGACTGTTCTTGAATACATGCAAGATACTGTTAATGATGAAATATATGGAACAGGTTATGGCATTTACAATATTGACGGGGTAAATGTTTCTGCTAAAACTGGGACAGCCCAAATTTTTGAAAATGGTCAACTTTTAACTGGAGCAAATGACTATATTTACTCTGTGGTTCAGATAGCACCTACAGAAAATCCAGAATACATTATGTACGTCACAATGAAAAAACCAGTCGTTACCGGTGAATACGGCTCTCCAGCACAGATGATTGCTGAAGTTTCAAACGGTATGTTAAAACATGCATTTAAAGTAGACACCACAACAGATAAAGGAGAATAGTATGATCGGAGTAGAATTATTAATACCATTATCATTAGGGATTGCTTTTGTATTTATGGTAATGCCACTATTTATAGGATACTTTAAAATGAAAAAAATGGGGCAAGCCATTCGAGAAGAAGGACCTGAAGGCCACTTAGCAAAATCTGGAACACCAACAATGGGAGGGGTTGTTTTTCTAACAAGTATATTGTTGACCTCTCTTATTGTAGGAGCTTGGCAAAAAGAAATGTCATTTTCTTTTTGGAGTATTTTATTTATTATGTTTTTGTATGGATTATTAGGATTTCTGGATGATTTCATTAAAGTGTTTAAGAAAAGAAATCTAGGTCTTAATTCAAAACAAAAATTAATTGGTCAAATTGTGGGTGGAATTATTTTGTATACTGTTATGAAATCAAATGGTATGACAGATGAATTATACATTCCGGTCATTGGAACAATTAATTTAGGTGTATTATACGGTGTTTTTGCAGTAATTTGGCTAGTTGGTTTTTCAAATGCCGTTAACCTAACTGATGGTATTGATGGTCTTGTGTCTGGATTAGGGATGATTTCATTTGGAACATATGCCATTATTGCTTATAAACAAGAACAATATGCTATTCAATTGATTTGTTTAGCAACAGTAGGAGCTTTGTTTGGCTTTTTAGTGTTTAATAAAAAACCTGCTAAAATATTTATGGGAGATGTTGGTTCACTTGCTCTTGGCGGTATGTTAGCTGCTATTTCCATATTATTGCATCAAGAATGGACATTACTATTAGTAGGATTAGTTTATGTAATAGAAACATTAAGTGTGATTTTACAGGTAGCTTCTTTTAAATTAACAGGGAAACGTATTTTTAAGATGTCACCTATTCATCATCACTTTGAACTGAGCGGATGGTCTGAGTGGAAAATAGATATTGTTTTTTGGATAGTAGGATTAGTTATGTCAGCAATTACTTTAGGGATTTTATATAATTAAGGAGATTATGAAGGATGAAACAATCGAAACGTTATGCAAATGAAAAAATTTTAGTGTTGGGTTTAGCTAGAAGTGGTGTAGCAGCAGCTAAGTTACTTCACGAATTAGGTGCTTTTGTAACAGTTAATGACGCTAAAAAACTATCAGAAAACAAAGAAGCACAAGAACTATTAGAAGCTGGTATAACAGTGATTACTGACGGTCATCCTTTAGACCTTCTTGATGAAGGTTTTTCTTTAATTGTCAAAAACCCCGGGATTCCATATACGAATCCTATTCTCGAAAAAGCAATAAAGAAGAAGATTCCAATCATAACTGAGGTTGAGTTGGCGTATCAAGTATCTGAAGCACCGTTTATTGGCATAACAGGAACAAATGGTAAAACAACCACCACAACTATGATTAAACAAATTATAGATTCTTATCAACCGAATACAGCGTTACTTGCAGGTAATATAGGGTTTCCAGCAAGTGATGTCGTGGTTGAAGCAACAAAAGACAATGTATTGGTAACAGAATTATCTAGTTTCCAATTAATGGGAATAGACGAGTTTAAACCACATATTGCAGTCA from Vagococcus martis includes these protein-coding regions:
- a CDS encoding DUF4044 domain-containing protein — its product is MDKKPKSTFSKITKVVVWIMIIVTVGGIVLSSLAAIGVI
- a CDS encoding DUF3397 domain-containing protein, which gives rise to MPQFTIALFFWYLFPVIVIIASNLLVKKTHLDKKYGVKAPDIATPFFFVGIHFVSKGTLGDSFLAYVFLMIFFIGMLIAVMLAYQFHEINFKRYFKVLWRMTFLVTLMIYIILILGSIVIFLQR
- the mraZ gene encoding division/cell wall cluster transcriptional repressor MraZ, whose translation is MFMGEFQHNIDSKGRLIVPSKLRDSLGERFIVTRGMDGCLFGYTLDSWANLEASMKDMPLTKKDARTFVRFFYSAATECEIDKQGRINIPVKLREFAGLEKPCVIIGVSDRIEIWSEDRWLAFSKEAEENFDDIAEGLIDFGI
- the rsmH gene encoding 16S rRNA (cytosine(1402)-N(4))-methyltransferase RsmH: MSETFKHVTVLLEETVDGLNIKPDGIYIDCTLGGAGHSQYLLSHLSDKGHLYAFDQDERAIEHAEQFLNEEIKKEKVTFIKSNFRYLKEKMNELGVDKVDGILYDLGVSSPQLDEAERGFSYHQDAPLDMRMDQTNPLTAKVVVNEYTYEQLVKIFFRYGEEKFSKQVARLIEKKRVDKPIETTGELVDIIKEAIPAPARRKGGHPAKRIFQAIRIEVNSELDVIGETLEQAIDLLKPNGRISVITFHSLEDKIVKNIFKEYSTPQDLPPGLPIVPVEYQPDIKLVNRKPIVASKEELEVNNRSRSAKLRIIEKITPERVI
- the ftsL gene encoding cell division protein FtsL; this encodes MSLPEKHSQYTYDQSPVNSPSKEKGKLEEVQLPMMPPSKLKKVTKLEKFVFVAFVGTFLCLAVATIRMTTYINREEEAISSIQAEKKQMQQDIETLDQEKNELQRTERLKKIAESAGMQMHDENIRKIK
- a CDS encoding peptidoglycan D,D-transpeptidase FtsI family protein — encoded protein: MKKIKEFFIKLNKKIQEKSLTPAGNRKKVGVILFYTSIAVFAIISLRFVYIITVGKVGSQSLDSERQKIYQGSSVIKAKRGTIFDRNGLPLAEDATSYSLYAELDKNYKGINNVELFVHDKDHDKIAEILNKYTGIDKELVLDQLKPKKNKNGKLITNVEFGSKGKNLSLETKNSIKEALEKEKITGIYFKEHPDRLYPNGKFASYFIGYAQPEDNNKEDSKLSGKNGLGIENAYDSVLKGEDGFKYYQKDSKGNELPGTEVVDKKAKDGQDIYTTLDTNLQTRLEDVMDSVNEKAKPEDMTAILMDAKTGDILAASQRPTFDPQTKEGLYKEKGKPDPVWENLLVQRPFEPGSTMKVFTVAAAIDSGKFPYNETFASGKTQLYDATISDWIPSGKGILTYRQALSWSSNVGMVNLEQKMGSIWPEYLERFGFGHSTNSGLPLEATGSISDKNPVDMAMTSFGQAISVTNMQMMQAYTAITNEGKMLKPRYIKKIVDKDGKEKEVKTEVVGEPIKAATAKTVLEYMQDTVNDEIYGTGYGIYNIDGVNVSAKTGTAQIFENGQLLTGANDYIYSVVQIAPTENPEYIMYVTMKKPVVTGEYGSPAQMIAEVSNGMLKHAFKVDTTTDKGE
- the mraY gene encoding phospho-N-acetylmuramoyl-pentapeptide-transferase, yielding MIGVELLIPLSLGIAFVFMVMPLFIGYFKMKKMGQAIREEGPEGHLAKSGTPTMGGVVFLTSILLTSLIVGAWQKEMSFSFWSILFIMFLYGLLGFLDDFIKVFKKRNLGLNSKQKLIGQIVGGIILYTVMKSNGMTDELYIPVIGTINLGVLYGVFAVIWLVGFSNAVNLTDGIDGLVSGLGMISFGTYAIIAYKQEQYAIQLICLATVGALFGFLVFNKKPAKIFMGDVGSLALGGMLAAISILLHQEWTLLLVGLVYVIETLSVILQVASFKLTGKRIFKMSPIHHHFELSGWSEWKIDIVFWIVGLVMSAITLGILYN